Part of the Salmo trutta chromosome 5, fSalTru1.1, whole genome shotgun sequence genome is shown below.
gttcGCGAAACTAccgctaacttccttcatactgcacacagagacataaaaaagggtATCCAAGAGTTCATCTGATGCCAGAATCTCACAGTATCCCTTAAATAGTATTTTAATTGACATGATTAAAGTAAATGATGATATGAGGAtatgattatttttttaaacgtgTTATTGAGGGAAAGTTAATAAGATTAGCAAGAATACGGAAAACATCTAGCTTTTATTTGCTTCAAGTGGGGTTGGGGAGAGGAATTGGAACCACATTCAGGATAAAGCGTAAGGGCAAATTCCTAATTAGAATTCAACCTGTAGTGAAATTGAAAAACACAATCTCAGCTTCATCAAACTATCCCAAAATAATCAAGACTCATGAACTATGAATACAAACAATACATTATTTGGAGATTATTCCTATTTTTATGAGACTATAAAGACCAAAACGCAACACTGTCATCTTTACCATATGATATATACTACATTGATTGTTATTATGGTCACTGTTCTAAAAAGTTACAATTGATGAACAATTCACCCTTTTAATCTCGTTCCCTTTTTCCCACCTCACCTTCTTTACGTGCCATGTTGGTTAATACAGCTCTACTTTTTATGTTCTAGCCGCCTGGTTATTTTTGTGGGTACACCAACACTTGAACACACAACAATTCAGAGAATGAGGAACCTTTTGAAAAAGAAAAGAATGTGCCGGTTGAGATAATCAGAACTACAGTATCGGTAACAAGTACAAAACGACAATCAATCCCATTAAGTCCTCAACTCCGCAGGAGTCATAACATGTGATCCAGTTGTCTTTTGCGCACCAAATCATCTAAATCCGGGAACCACTGGTTGTTAAATAAATAGGCTTCTGATAACAAATGGTCCAAGTCCCTGTTGTCATTGCTAATTCAATAAAGTGGATAGCAAAATGTAAAAAGTAATATGTATAATTTGGGGGGGTTGAGGATATGTGGTTAATGAGCATTTTGCCAGCGTGAGGGCCAGTCGTTCTCCATCCAGCGTTGCAGAAGCCGCAGCACATCAATGCGCTGGTAGACCCGGCAAAGTTCGGTGAGCTCAGTGACGGTCTTGTGGTTGTTGCGCAGCAGGAACTCTTGTGTGGGGCTGTGGCACATTGAGCCCTGGGTCCGGTGCTCCAGCAGAGTCAGCTCATCATAGCTCATGCCCCAACGGCTCGCAAAGTTCTTCCAGTTCTTGACAGTGCAATGATTTGGGTCCAGTTTAAGACGCAGTAAGTCAAGCAAGTCGTTGTCATCCATTAGGTCACTGATCTTTGGAGGTGGAGCTGAGCAGCAGCACTTCTCATATTGGTTGTTCAAGAACTGCAGCTCCTTGGGGAAGTCTAAGGGGTAGGGATTGGGGCAAGGGAGAATGGAATTACCAACAGCCTTGGAAATATACAGTGCACATGAAAATCATTAGTCTACTATTTTGGTACATGTACTGTATGCAAATGTAATGCATCTGTCTTGAAAGATGTGTTGCTATAATCTATCTACAACATGTGCTTGGAAATGTTGTTCAGGGGTATAGTATATATCATGATAAAAATGAAAATTACCTGGTGAGATGGAGCCTGTGCAGATGCACTCTACACCATCTTCCACTGGCTGTACGAGGTTGGGTAAAACAAAACATTACATTCAGTTCTAATTATAGAGAGGAATTAGCTACCGATATGATTCAGAATACcttacagcagtggttcccaaactttttatagtcctgtaccccttcaaacattcaacctccagctgcgtaccccctctagcaccagggtcaacacacacttaaatgttgttttttgccatcatacaaataataataatcaataatttagcTCTTTATTTAACGATCTTACATattaaaccttatttgttcatcaaaaattgtgaataactcaacacaggttaatgagaagggtgtgcttgaaaggatacacataactctgcaatgttgggttgtattggagagagtctgtcttaaatcattttccacacacacatactagtgagggccgagaatccactctcacatagctCCCTcgggtgcttcgctatatcacatttgacattgtccgtaagcttgagatCATTTGCagacaaaaaaaatcatacaatgatggaaagacctgtgtgttgtccttgttaatgcagacagagaatagctccaacttcttaatcattcaatgtcccgcacattgaatatagttgcggagagtccctataatcctagattcagatcattcaggcgagaaaaaacatcacccagataggccagtcgtgtgagaaaatggtcagtaaagaaaaaacTTTAagctctcaatttaaaaaaaattgtcaatactttgccccttgatagccagcgcacttctgtatgttgtaaaagcgttacatggtcgctgcccatatcattgcatagtgcagaaaatacacaagagttcaggggccttgctttaacaaagttaaccatattcactgtagtgtccaaaacgtctttcaagctgtcaggcattcccttggcagcaagagcccctcggtggatgctacagtgtacccaagtggcgtcgggagcaactgcttgcacactcgttaccactccactatgtctccctgtcatggcttttgcgccatcagtacagataccaacatgagcagcagctacgtttggctacatacggaccgttagtggaattcctgcgagagagtaacggttaatgtgattggatgttaattatttgactaggctacctgtatttgacattgtgttgttatttcgctgaacactagatggtttaattacatttttggcagtgaaatgaggctactcaggcgagaaaaaaaactcctgttggaaaatatacacggactgtttgaaaatgtgaagatttaaaaaaaaaaataataatatatatatatatatatatatatatatatatatatatatatatatatatatatatatatatataccattaaaataacacaaCCACCAACTCACAAACCTTTTCCTATACGGAAAACGGTCTTGTGGTTTTGACACCAACCACTAGTTCCAGTTACAAAGACTCAAACATTACAGACCAGGTCATGACATTCTCAGATGCTGGCTTAGCGGTTGGAGTTATCTTTAGTAATCTACAGTTTACAGGAGCATCCTGTCAAGGCTCATCACCACATTTTCACATTAATATGAAACTAACACAAAGAAACTACACTTTATCTCAGTGTAAGTGAGCCCATCACCCACCTGTCTTATTCTGTCTGAGAGAGGTGTGAGGTAGCCAGGTGGCATGGACCTCAGCTGCAGTGTCACTGTATCTGGAAAGGACAGATCGACAGTATAGATGAATATTGTGCTTTCTCATCAGAGGCCCCAGAAAGACACATCAGTTGTGTGAACAGATGTACTGAACTTAAAGCACCTACCTTGAGGATCTGTGACTTGGACTGGATAGTTGGACTTCAAGGACTAAGagacacaaaacacacatgtTCAGCTTTgctacaaaattacactgatggATTCTGATCTTTAGAGTGATAGAAATATTTGAAGACAGAGAGATAGCAATTAAAACACATATAAACTGTGGAGAAAAATTATACTCTGTGTTGGATAGCAAAAAGTGGCTTGTTGCAACTTGCTTCTATATTAGTCCCTGGGTGTAAGAAATCCCAGCATAATGTA
Proteins encoded:
- the LOC115193831 gene encoding ectodysplasin-A receptor-associated adapter protein, which encodes MCTSICVKMNSLKAFKEPFDRIISEPVEDTDTSSFMAEMSLKSNYPVQVTDPQDTVTLQLRSMPPGYLTPLSDRIRQPVEDGVECICTGSISPDFPKELQFLNNQYEKCCCSAPPPKISDLMDDNDLLDLLRLKLDPNHCTVKNWKNFASRWGMSYDELTLLEHRTQGSMCHSPTQEFLLRNNHKTVTELTELCRVYQRIDVLRLLQRWMENDWPSRWQNAH